The following are encoded together in the Scomber scombrus chromosome 7, fScoSco1.1, whole genome shotgun sequence genome:
- the si:ch211-120k19.1 gene encoding mpv17-like protein: MNRAWAAFKAYPYISNVVGYTTLFASADLIQQSVLGGKSAAGPTSEGSAGIDWCQTARVATVGFCFHANFNYHWLRGLERMLPGGGVKAVTGKVVVDQLIAAPLTISAFYIGLSLLESKDDLLEDWRQKFWTSYKTGVVYWSTMQAVNFALVPPVARTVFLGGIALTFTIYLCHLRQQHDHKHE, translated from the exons ATGAACCGAGCCTGGGCTGCGTTCAAGGCTTACCCCTACATCAGCAACGTGGTGGGATACACAACGTTGTTCGCCTCTGCTGACCTCATACAGCAGAGTGTGCTTGGTGGGAAATCTGCTGCAGGCCCCACATCAGAGGGCTCAGCTGGCATTGACTGGTGTCAGACGGCCCGCGTGGCGACTGTCGGCTTCTGTTTCCATGCCAACTTCAACTACCACTGGCTCAGAGGCCTGGAGAGGATGCTGCCAGGGGGCGGCGTCAAGGCAGTGACAGGGAAAGTTGTGGTGGATCAGCTGATTGCAGCTCCTCTCACCATCAGTGCCTTTTATATTG GTTTAAGTTTACTGGAAAGCAAAGACGACCTACTTGAAGACTGGAGGCAAAAATTCTGGACTTCTTACAag ACTGGTGTGGTGTATTGGTCAACAATGCAG GCAGTGAACTTTGCTCTGGTCCCTCCAGTGGCGCGGACTGTGTTTCTGGGAGGCATTGCTCTGACTTTCACAATCTACCTGTGTCACCTCAGACAGCAGCATGACCACAAACATGAATAA